In Astatotilapia calliptera chromosome 16, fAstCal1.2, whole genome shotgun sequence, one genomic interval encodes:
- the LOC113007311 gene encoding olfactory receptor 1500-like, giving the protein MDEESNATYLTLDWYTEINKYRYVFFFVMFTLYILIICTNSTILYLIWIHKNLHEPMYIFIAALLLNSVLYSTTIYPKLLTDFLSEIQVTTYSACLFQFFMFYTLGCSEFLLLAAMAYDRYVAICKPLEYQTIMRTTTVGIFLVMAWLVPACHIAVQAIASAEAKLCDSNIKGIFCSNAVYTLQCERSRLITIFGVFLLIDLAILPMLFIVYTYTKIFIVSHRSCKEIRKKTAETCLPHMLVLISYSMFFVYDISIARVKSDFPKTTRIIMTLQIMLYQPLLNPFIYGLKMKDISKHLNKLLSQAKIISCIKT; this is encoded by the coding sequence ATGGATGAAGAGTCAAATGCTACCTATCTAACTCTGGACTGGTACACAGAGATTAACAAGTAcagatatgttttcttttttgttatgtttacattatatattcTAATAATCTGCACTAATTCTACTATTCTGTATCTCATCTGGATTCATAAAAACCTCCATGAGCCTATGTACATTTTCATTGCAGCTTTGCTACTGAACTCTGTTCTTTACAGCACAACTATTTACCCAAAACTTCTGACTGACTTTTTATCTGAAATCCAAGTCACAACATATTCAGCCTGtctctttcagttttttatgttttacactCTAGGTTGTTCAGAGTTCCTTCTGTTGGCTGCCATGGCCTATGACAGATATGTGGCTATATGTAAACCTCTGGAATATCAAACTATCATGAGAACAACTACTGTGGGTATTTTCCTGGTCATGGCTTGGCTTGTACCTGCTTGTCATATTGCAGTCCAAGCAATAGCGAGTGCTGAAGCTAAACTGTGTGACTCTAATATAAAAGGAATATTTTGTAGTAATGCAGTTTACACTCTTCAGTGTGAAAGATCAAGATTAATTACCATCTTTGGTGTGTTCCTTCTAATTGATCTTGCAATACTTCCTATGCTCTTCATAgtttacacatacacaaaaatatttattgtttctCATCGAAGTTGTAAAGAAATTAGGAAGAAAACTGCAGAGACTTGTTTACCCCATATGTTAGTTTTAATCAGTTACTCTATGTTTTTTGTGTATGACATAAGCATAGCTCGTGTGAAATCAGATTTTCCAAAAACCACACGCATAATAATGACATTACAAATAATGCTCTATCAGCCTCTGCTAAATCCGTTCatttatgggctcaaaatgaaGGACATTTCTAAACACTTAAATAAACTGCTTTCTCAGGCCAAAATCATTTCTTGTATTAAAACCTAA